Proteins encoded in a region of the Streptomyces sp. NBC_00310 genome:
- a CDS encoding DUF397 domain-containing protein — MSTSELSWYKSSHSSGDGDDCVEVAVALPHTIHIRDSKNTTGPQLTLSPTAWAEFVPYAAQD, encoded by the coding sequence ATGAGCACCAGCGAACTGTCCTGGTACAAGAGCAGTCACAGCAGCGGTGACGGCGACGACTGCGTCGAAGTAGCCGTAGCCCTCCCCCACACCATCCACATCCGCGACTCCAAGAACACCACCGGCCCTCAGCTCACCCTCTCCCCCACCGCCTGGGCCGAGTTCGTCCCGTACGCCGCTCAGGACTGA
- a CDS encoding helix-turn-helix domain-containing protein, producing MIGTVFQSDDVPVEHRFDFWRELMHRAIAPSHMSSEFADDFWARQRLMELGPVLVWPTAHLVTGFRRTEKLVRQSDPEMYHLSLVLGGGLGFEHVGRAEAYGPSDLWLSDTSRPYEVHAPVGLGRQVVWGVGLDFPKALLPLPPARIRHLLGRRLAAREGVGALLTGFLTGLEQQADTLRPSDAPRLGTVLIDLLSAWLAQVLEAEDALPPETRQRALTTRIRAFIRQNLHDPELTPPVIAAAHHISLSYLHRLFQEDTPGETVAAWIRDQRLTGARRDLADANLAATPIHTIAARWGLVRASDFTRAFRSAYGVSPLEYRARAGSARETG from the coding sequence GTGATCGGAACGGTGTTCCAGAGCGACGACGTGCCTGTGGAGCACCGGTTCGACTTCTGGCGGGAGTTGATGCACCGGGCGATCGCGCCCAGTCACATGAGCAGCGAGTTCGCCGACGACTTCTGGGCGCGGCAGCGGCTGATGGAGCTGGGTCCGGTGCTGGTGTGGCCGACGGCGCATCTGGTGACCGGGTTCCGGCGTACCGAGAAGCTGGTGCGGCAGTCCGACCCGGAGATGTATCACCTGTCGCTGGTGCTCGGCGGCGGGCTGGGGTTCGAGCATGTGGGGCGGGCCGAGGCGTACGGCCCGAGCGACCTGTGGTTGAGCGACACGTCACGGCCGTACGAGGTACACGCACCGGTCGGCCTGGGCCGTCAGGTGGTCTGGGGGGTGGGCCTGGACTTCCCCAAGGCGCTGCTGCCGCTGCCGCCGGCCCGCATCCGGCACTTGCTGGGCCGACGGCTGGCGGCGCGGGAAGGGGTGGGCGCCCTGCTGACCGGGTTCCTCACCGGCCTGGAGCAGCAGGCCGACACCCTCCGGCCGTCCGACGCGCCCAGGCTGGGCACCGTCCTGATCGACCTGCTGTCCGCCTGGCTCGCCCAGGTGCTGGAGGCGGAGGACGCGCTGCCGCCGGAGACCCGGCAGCGGGCCCTGACGACCCGGATACGGGCGTTCATCCGGCAGAACCTGCACGACCCGGAGCTGACACCGCCCGTGATAGCCGCTGCGCATCACATCTCGCTGAGCTATCTGCACCGGTTGTTCCAGGAGGACACCCCCGGCGAGACGGTCGCGGCCTGGATCCGGGACCAGCGTCTCACCGGCGCCCGCCGCGACCTGGCGGACGCCAATCTCGCCGCTACCCCCATCCATACCATCGCCGCCCGTTGGGGCCTGGTCCGCGCCTCCGACTTCACGCGCGCGTTCCGGAGCGCGTACGGGGTGTCACCCCTGGAGTACCGCGCGCGGGCGGGGTCCGCGCGGGAGACGGGATAG
- a CDS encoding eCIS core domain-containing protein: MRAQDQRSGKARTAGSARRTDGPPGPAAALLALQRLAGNAAVARAVEEQRHTHDAHCGHGPVVQRSTVHEVLRSGGRPLETPLRTEMEARLGAGFGDVRVHTDAVAQRSAAEIGARAYTSGNHVVIGAGGADRHTLAHELTHVIQQRRGPVAGTDTGDGTRLSDPSDRFEQEAEATARRVMSGPPRGGAVETPADGGGQASGQPTVQRVLTLGAKARESDGEQDAEAAYNKILTGVQGTPLLDAWENRENRPAIIQVLEEWITAPKQTNPPATGAARPEGSKDALWRHYKTPEEAASAVLHRVKALPVADVEKQIAESVVLDEKIREKLAEYINTHLSPWLADRRKESTELARQLDSSTEQLAALGRLYLPFVEYGEKTLAGILSDPQPQKFATLISAIHDVAEILYKIEGMEQHVEVTQEEFKGYVLKGDENPSSEVNLPGWTGDGVGTGAGPELDRQPVDQTFRGDKATPNQKNPQVNTAGRLGYPVSLGPSRTTGKLMKLAHVTGADPQMKESIAYALMALWYTDYRRDLTDIHRYHFVMDMAANFGVPYNPYRAPHNPATGGDYADTIRQALARYRTNQETEAARYWKNESERAFKSLDQAGSTSAAAVNTLPQTAAPTTAAPAWAGNPHALAIMARLHGQSPLAFDQESGRADLAAKLGLTTEQVEAGLAVLEAKTPKPLVQINRQGLVLTSLGKAMAKKYFRN; encoded by the coding sequence GTGCGCGCGCAGGACCAGAGGAGCGGCAAGGCCCGTACGGCGGGCTCCGCGCGGCGTACGGACGGGCCACCGGGACCCGCCGCCGCACTGCTGGCGCTCCAGCGCCTGGCGGGCAACGCCGCGGTGGCCCGAGCCGTCGAGGAGCAGCGGCACACGCACGACGCCCACTGCGGTCACGGCCCCGTGGTACAGCGCTCGACCGTGCACGAGGTCCTGCGGTCGGGGGGCCGGCCGCTGGAGACCCCTCTGCGCACGGAGATGGAGGCGCGCCTCGGCGCCGGCTTCGGCGACGTCCGGGTGCACACCGACGCGGTCGCCCAGCGCTCGGCGGCGGAGATCGGCGCCCGCGCCTACACGTCCGGCAACCATGTGGTGATCGGGGCGGGCGGGGCGGACAGGCACACCCTCGCGCACGAGCTGACTCATGTGATCCAGCAGCGGCGCGGCCCGGTCGCGGGCACCGACACGGGGGACGGAACACGGTTGTCCGACCCGTCCGACCGTTTCGAGCAGGAGGCCGAGGCCACGGCCCGGCGGGTGATGAGCGGCCCGCCGCGCGGCGGAGCCGTCGAGACGCCCGCCGACGGTGGCGGGCAGGCTTCGGGACAGCCCACGGTGCAGCGGGTGCTGACGCTGGGTGCGAAGGCCAGGGAGAGCGACGGCGAGCAGGACGCCGAGGCCGCCTACAACAAGATCCTCACCGGTGTGCAGGGCACCCCGCTGCTCGATGCCTGGGAGAACCGGGAGAACAGGCCCGCCATCATCCAGGTGCTCGAGGAATGGATAACCGCGCCGAAGCAGACCAACCCGCCGGCGACCGGCGCCGCCCGTCCCGAGGGCTCCAAGGACGCCCTGTGGCGCCACTACAAGACGCCCGAGGAAGCCGCGTCCGCCGTGCTGCACCGGGTCAAGGCGCTTCCCGTGGCCGACGTCGAGAAGCAGATCGCGGAATCGGTCGTGCTGGACGAGAAGATCCGCGAGAAACTCGCGGAGTACATCAACACCCACCTCTCCCCGTGGCTCGCGGACCGGCGCAAGGAGAGCACGGAACTGGCCAGGCAGCTCGACTCCTCGACGGAGCAACTGGCCGCCCTGGGGCGCCTGTACCTCCCCTTCGTCGAGTACGGCGAGAAGACGCTCGCCGGCATCCTCTCCGACCCCCAGCCCCAGAAGTTCGCCACGCTCATCAGCGCCATCCACGACGTCGCCGAGATCCTCTACAAGATCGAGGGGATGGAGCAACACGTCGAGGTGACGCAGGAGGAGTTCAAGGGGTACGTCCTCAAGGGCGACGAGAATCCCTCCTCCGAGGTGAACCTGCCCGGCTGGACCGGCGACGGCGTCGGCACGGGGGCCGGCCCAGAGCTCGACCGGCAGCCGGTCGACCAGACCTTCCGCGGCGACAAGGCCACCCCCAACCAGAAGAACCCGCAGGTCAACACTGCGGGTCGGCTCGGTTACCCGGTCTCGCTCGGCCCCTCGCGCACCACCGGCAAGCTCATGAAGCTGGCCCATGTCACCGGCGCGGACCCGCAGATGAAGGAGAGCATCGCCTACGCGCTGATGGCGCTGTGGTACACGGACTACCGCCGGGACCTCACCGACATCCACCGGTACCACTTCGTCATGGATATGGCAGCCAACTTCGGTGTCCCGTACAACCCCTACCGGGCGCCCCACAACCCGGCGACCGGCGGCGACTACGCAGACACGATCCGGCAGGCCCTGGCCCGCTACCGTACGAACCAGGAGACGGAGGCGGCCAGGTACTGGAAGAACGAAAGCGAACGCGCGTTCAAGAGCCTGGATCAGGCCGGCTCGACCTCCGCCGCGGCCGTCAACACCCTGCCCCAGACGGCCGCGCCGACCACGGCGGCGCCGGCGTGGGCGGGGAACCCGCACGCGCTGGCCATCATGGCCAGACTCCACGGGCAGTCGCCCCTCGCGTTCGATCAGGAGTCCGGCAGGGCCGACCTCGCGGCGAAGCTGGGGCTCACGACGGAACAGGTGGAGGCGGGCCTGGCCGTCCTGGAGGCGAAAACCCCGAAGCCCCTCGTGCAGATCAACCGGCAGGGGCTCGTCCTGACCTCCCTGGGCAAGGCGATGGCCAAGAAGTACTTCAGAAATTAG
- a CDS encoding sugar phosphate isomerase/epimerase family protein, protein MTVKQLSMPELVAGCVELGITGVGLWREPVAAHGLDATAKLVRDAGLTVTTLCRGGFFTAIDPAERAAALADNRKAIDEAATLGTDTLVLVSGGLPAGSKDLHGARERIADALAELGPYAASNGVRLAIEPLHPMFASDRCVVSTLSQALDIAERFPADQVGVTVDTYHIWWDDTAPAAIARAGASGRIHTFQLADWITPLPQGVLTGRGQIGDGAIDMREWKGYVEAAGYTGPIEVELFNDELWAGDGRELLARTAQRFVEHAA, encoded by the coding sequence ATGACGGTCAAGCAGCTGTCGATGCCCGAACTGGTCGCAGGCTGCGTGGAGTTGGGCATCACGGGCGTGGGCCTGTGGCGCGAGCCGGTGGCGGCGCACGGCCTGGACGCCACGGCCAAGCTGGTCCGCGACGCGGGCCTGACGGTCACGACCCTGTGCCGGGGCGGCTTCTTCACGGCCATCGACCCGGCCGAGCGGGCGGCGGCACTGGCCGACAACCGCAAGGCGATCGACGAAGCGGCGACCCTGGGCACGGACACGCTGGTCCTGGTCTCGGGCGGCCTCCCGGCGGGTTCGAAGGACCTGCACGGCGCACGGGAACGCATCGCGGACGCGCTCGCCGAACTGGGCCCGTACGCGGCATCGAACGGCGTCCGGCTCGCCATCGAGCCCCTCCACCCCATGTTCGCCTCGGACCGCTGCGTGGTGTCGACGCTCTCCCAGGCGCTGGACATCGCGGAACGCTTCCCGGCGGACCAGGTGGGCGTGACCGTGGACACCTACCACATCTGGTGGGACGACACGGCCCCGGCGGCGATCGCCCGCGCGGGCGCCTCCGGCCGCATCCACACCTTCCAACTCGCCGACTGGATCACCCCGTTGCCCCAGGGTGTCCTGACCGGCCGGGGCCAGATCGGCGACGGCGCGATCGACATGAGGGAGTGGAAGGGCTACGTCGAGGCGGCCGGCTACACCGGTCCCATCGAGGTCGAGCTGTTCAACGACGAGTTGTGGGCGGGCGACGGGCGGGAGCTGCTGGCCCGGACGGCCCAGCGTTTCGTGGAGCACGCGGCGTAG
- a CDS encoding dihydrodipicolinate synthase family protein, giving the protein MTIRLPGADGLLKPYTPRTEPLALSTGAPFTSRTVFSAAHVVADPYADVSPDSPAAVDWDATLAFRRHLWSHGLGVAEAMDTAQRGMGLDWAGAAELIRRSAAEAKSVGGRIACGVGTDQLTGPASLVEIRKAYEEQLALVEESGAQAILMASRALAAAATSPEDYLEIYGHLLRQATEPVVLHWLGPMFDPALDGYWGSSDLDAATDTFLAVIAAHPDKVDGIKVSLLDAQREIDIRRRLPQGVRCYTGDDFNYPELIAGDEKGFSHALLGIFDPLGPLAAEAVRVLDTGDVKGFRELLDPTVELSRHLFQTPTRFYKTGVVFLAWLAGHQSHFTMVGGLQSARSLPHFARAYELADGLGLFPDPALAETRMKNLLSLYGVAQ; this is encoded by the coding sequence GTGACGATCCGACTTCCCGGCGCGGACGGGCTGTTGAAGCCCTACACCCCCCGCACCGAACCGCTCGCCCTCTCCACCGGCGCCCCCTTCACCTCCCGTACGGTCTTCTCGGCGGCGCACGTCGTCGCCGACCCGTACGCGGACGTGTCCCCGGATTCCCCGGCCGCCGTCGACTGGGACGCCACCCTCGCCTTCCGCCGCCACCTCTGGTCGCACGGCCTGGGTGTCGCCGAGGCGATGGACACCGCGCAGCGCGGCATGGGCCTCGACTGGGCGGGCGCGGCGGAACTGATCCGCCGCAGCGCGGCCGAGGCGAAGTCGGTCGGCGGCCGTATCGCCTGCGGCGTGGGCACCGACCAGCTCACGGGCCCCGCCTCCTTGGTGGAGATCCGCAAGGCGTACGAGGAGCAGCTGGCGCTCGTCGAGGAGTCGGGCGCCCAGGCGATCCTGATGGCCTCGCGCGCGCTGGCCGCAGCCGCGACGAGCCCCGAGGACTACCTGGAGATCTACGGCCACCTGCTCCGCCAGGCCACCGAGCCGGTCGTCCTGCACTGGCTCGGCCCCATGTTCGACCCGGCGCTGGACGGCTACTGGGGCTCGTCGGACCTCGACGCCGCCACGGACACCTTCCTCGCCGTCATCGCCGCCCACCCCGACAAGGTCGACGGGATCAAGGTCTCCCTGCTGGACGCCCAGCGCGAGATCGACATCCGCCGCCGCCTCCCGCAGGGCGTCCGCTGCTACACCGGCGACGACTTCAACTACCCCGAGCTGATCGCGGGCGACGAGAAGGGCTTCAGCCACGCCCTGCTCGGCATCTTCGACCCGCTGGGCCCGCTGGCGGCGGAAGCGGTACGGGTGTTGGACACGGGTGACGTGAAGGGCTTCCGGGAACTCCTGGACCCGACCGTCGAGCTGTCCCGCCACCTCTTCCAGACGCCCACCCGCTTCTACAAGACGGGCGTGGTGTTCCTGGCCTGGCTGGCCGGCCACCAGTCGCACTTCACGATGGTCGGCGGCCTCCAGTCGGCCCGCTCCCTCCCGCACTTCGCGCGCGCCTACGAACTGGCCGACGGCCTGGGCCTGTTCCCGGACCCGGCGCTGGCGGAGACCCGCATGAAGAACCTGCTGTCGCTGTACGGAGTGGCCCAGTGA
- a CDS encoding Gfo/Idh/MocA family protein: MTRKTVRIAMNGVTGRMGYRQHLVRSILAIREQGGLDLGDGTVLWPEPILVGRREHALKALAEQHGLEHWATDVDEVLADPTVEIYFDAQVTSAREEAIKKAIAAGKHIYTEKPTATGLDGALELARLANAAGIKHGVVQDKLFLPGLLKLKRLIDGGFFGRILSIRGEFGYWVFEGDWQEAQRPSWNYRAEDGGGIVVDMFPHWEYVLHELFGRVKSVQALTATHIPQRWDEQDKPYDATADDAAYGIFELDGGAIAQINSSWAVRVNRDELVEFQVDGTEGSAVAGLRNCRVQHRSATPKPVWNPDIPATYSFRDQWQEVPDNAEFDNGFKAQWELFFRHVYADAPYHWDLLAGARGVQLAELGLKSSAEGVRLDVPEISL; this comes from the coding sequence GTGACACGCAAAACCGTACGGATCGCCATGAACGGCGTGACGGGACGCATGGGCTACCGCCAGCACCTGGTCCGCTCGATCCTCGCCATTCGCGAGCAGGGCGGCCTCGACCTCGGCGACGGCACCGTGCTGTGGCCCGAACCGATCCTCGTCGGCCGCCGCGAGCACGCGCTGAAGGCGCTCGCCGAGCAGCACGGCCTGGAGCACTGGGCCACGGACGTGGACGAGGTCCTCGCCGACCCGACCGTGGAGATCTACTTCGACGCCCAGGTCACCTCGGCCCGCGAGGAGGCGATCAAGAAGGCGATCGCCGCCGGCAAGCACATCTACACGGAGAAGCCGACCGCGACGGGCCTGGACGGCGCCCTGGAGCTGGCCAGACTGGCCAACGCCGCAGGCATCAAGCACGGTGTCGTCCAGGACAAGCTGTTCCTCCCGGGCCTGCTGAAGCTCAAGCGCCTCATCGACGGCGGCTTCTTCGGCCGCATCCTCTCCATCCGGGGCGAGTTCGGCTACTGGGTCTTCGAGGGAGACTGGCAGGAGGCCCAGCGCCCCTCCTGGAACTACCGCGCGGAGGACGGCGGCGGCATCGTCGTCGACATGTTCCCGCACTGGGAGTACGTGCTCCACGAGCTGTTCGGCCGCGTGAAGTCCGTCCAGGCCCTCACCGCCACCCACATCCCGCAGCGCTGGGACGAGCAGGACAAGCCGTACGACGCCACGGCCGACGACGCCGCCTACGGCATCTTCGAGCTGGACGGCGGCGCGATCGCCCAGATCAACTCCTCCTGGGCGGTCCGCGTCAACCGCGACGAACTGGTGGAGTTCCAGGTCGACGGCACGGAGGGCTCGGCGGTGGCAGGCCTGCGCAACTGCCGTGTCCAGCACCGCTCCGCCACCCCCAAGCCGGTGTGGAACCCCGACATCCCCGCCACCTACTCCTTCCGCGACCAGTGGCAGGAGGTGCCGGACAACGCCGAGTTCGACAACGGCTTCAAGGCGCAGTGGGAGCTGTTCTTCCGGCACGTCTACGCCGACGCGCCCTACCACTGGGACCTGCTGGCCGGCGCCCGCGGCGTCCAGCTCGCCGAACTGGGCCTGAAGTCCTCGGCCGAGGGCGTCCGTCTCGACGTACCGGAGATCTCGCTGTGA
- a CDS encoding LacI family DNA-binding transcriptional regulator yields the protein MTVTLADVAARAQVSPATVSRVLNGNYPVAASTRERVLKAVDELEYVLNGPASALAAATSDLVGILVNDIADPFFGIMAAAIQSEIGGPGGRAGGERLGVVCNTGGSPERELTYLTLLQRQRAAAVVLTGGAIEDPAHLAAVGNKLRKLAEAGTRVVLCGRPPTPEAIAITFDNRGGGQLLTEHLIGLGHRRLGYIAGPEERTTTRHRLEGHRAALAAAGIEDDPRWTVYGRYDRLSGYEATLELLRRDPSLTAVVAANDTVALGACAALRDSGLRIPDDVSVAGFDDLPFSIDAVPALTTVRLPLTEAGARAGRIAMGREEPPPGGIATVRGELMVRGSSGAPRES from the coding sequence ATGACTGTGACCCTGGCGGACGTGGCGGCCCGTGCGCAGGTGTCGCCGGCGACCGTATCCCGGGTACTCAACGGCAACTATCCGGTGGCCGCGTCCACGCGTGAGCGGGTGCTGAAGGCCGTGGACGAGCTGGAGTACGTCCTCAACGGTCCCGCGAGCGCGCTCGCCGCCGCCACCTCCGACCTGGTCGGCATCCTCGTGAACGACATCGCCGACCCCTTCTTCGGGATCATGGCCGCGGCCATCCAGTCCGAGATCGGCGGGCCGGGCGGACGCGCGGGCGGGGAGCGGCTGGGCGTGGTGTGCAACACGGGCGGCTCCCCGGAGCGCGAGCTGACGTATCTCACGCTGTTGCAGCGGCAGCGGGCCGCCGCCGTCGTGCTGACCGGTGGGGCCATCGAGGATCCGGCACATCTCGCCGCCGTCGGCAACAAGCTGCGGAAGCTGGCGGAGGCCGGGACGCGGGTGGTGCTGTGCGGACGGCCGCCGACGCCGGAGGCCATCGCGATCACCTTCGACAACCGGGGCGGCGGTCAGCTGCTCACCGAGCATCTGATCGGGCTGGGCCATCGGCGGCTCGGATACATCGCCGGGCCGGAGGAGCGGACCACCACCCGGCACCGGCTGGAGGGGCACCGGGCGGCGCTGGCCGCGGCCGGGATCGAGGACGATCCCCGGTGGACGGTGTACGGGCGCTATGACCGGCTCTCCGGGTACGAGGCGACGCTGGAGCTGCTGCGACGGGATCCGTCGCTGACCGCCGTGGTCGCCGCCAACGACACGGTGGCGCTGGGGGCTTGTGCGGCGCTCCGGGACTCCGGGCTGCGGATTCCGGACGACGTCTCCGTGGCCGGTTTCGATGACCTGCCCTTCAGTATCGACGCGGTGCCCGCGTTGACGACGGTACGGCTGCCGCTGACGGAGGCGGGGGCCCGGGCCGGGCGGATCGCCATGGGGCGGGAGGAGCCGCCGCCGGGCGGGATCGCCACGGTGCGGGGGGAGTTGATGGTGCGGGGGTCAAGCGGGGCGCCTCGGGAGTCCTGA
- a CDS encoding CsbD family protein — MAAKGKSKGSMDKITGKAKEMTGKVTGNREQQTEGKMQQARGEAKKAKGQAQERIQETQRSAKRDRM, encoded by the coding sequence ATGGCCGCCAAGGGCAAGAGCAAGGGCAGTATGGACAAGATCACCGGCAAGGCCAAGGAGATGACCGGGAAGGTCACCGGCAACCGCGAGCAGCAGACCGAGGGCAAGATGCAGCAGGCGCGCGGCGAGGCCAAGAAGGCGAAGGGCCAGGCGCAGGAGCGCATTCAGGAGACGCAGCGCTCGGCGAAGCGCGACCGTATGTAA
- a CDS encoding iron-containing redox enzyme family protein, with protein METRVAGPALPESRGPVSAAVMECLRGTGPPPDSREIAGADPFGDDLQLALYLCYELHYRGFADVDPDLEWDPELLRCRAALEWPFLESLRDRATLHVTAREALDELLVEPAGGEGGGVGDFLQDEGELWQVREYAAQRSLYHLKEADPHAWVLPRLWGRAKAGMAAVEFDEFGGGRAERVHARLFADLMTDLGLDPAYGRYVDAAGAEALALVNLMSLFGLHRALRGALVGHFATVEITSSPGSRRLARAMRRTGAGAAAEHFYDEHVEADAVHEQIVRREVVAGLLEEEPQLDPDVAFGVDATNHLEDALADRLLGAWRAGRSSLRTPVR; from the coding sequence ATGGAGACCCGGGTGGCAGGTCCGGCGCTGCCGGAGAGCAGGGGCCCGGTTTCGGCTGCGGTCATGGAGTGTCTGCGGGGGACGGGACCGCCGCCCGACAGCCGCGAGATCGCCGGGGCCGACCCCTTCGGCGACGATCTCCAGCTCGCCCTCTACCTCTGCTACGAACTGCACTACCGGGGGTTCGCCGACGTCGACCCCGACCTCGAATGGGACCCGGAGCTGCTGCGCTGCCGGGCGGCCCTGGAGTGGCCGTTCCTCGAAAGCCTGCGCGATCGAGCGACCCTGCACGTGACCGCCCGGGAGGCGCTCGACGAGCTGCTCGTGGAACCGGCGGGCGGCGAGGGGGGCGGGGTCGGTGACTTCCTGCAGGACGAGGGCGAGCTGTGGCAGGTGCGTGAGTACGCGGCGCAGCGGTCGCTGTACCACTTGAAGGAGGCCGACCCGCACGCCTGGGTGCTGCCCCGGCTGTGGGGGCGGGCGAAGGCGGGGATGGCCGCGGTGGAGTTCGACGAGTTCGGCGGGGGCCGGGCCGAGCGGGTGCACGCGCGTCTGTTCGCCGACCTCATGACCGACCTGGGTCTCGACCCGGCGTACGGCCGCTACGTGGACGCCGCCGGTGCCGAGGCGCTCGCCCTGGTGAACCTGATGTCCCTCTTCGGGCTGCACCGGGCCCTGCGCGGCGCCCTGGTCGGACACTTCGCCACGGTCGAGATCACCTCCTCCCCCGGCTCCCGGCGGCTCGCCCGCGCCATGCGCCGGACCGGGGCCGGTGCCGCCGCCGAGCACTTCTACGACGAGCACGTCGAGGCCGACGCCGTCCACGAGCAGATCGTCCGGCGGGAGGTCGTCGCCGGGCTGCTGGAGGAGGAACCCCAGCTGGACCCCGACGTGGCCTTCGGCGTCGACGCCACCAACCACCTGGAGGACGCCCTCGCCGACCGCCTTCTCGGCGCGTGGCGGGCGGGCCGGTCGTCGCTCCGGACGCCGGTCCGATGA
- a CDS encoding CDGSH iron-sulfur domain-containing protein, giving the protein MPNVPAERRRVTLQRPGPLLVEGPVEVTLEDGTTVSSDRFCVALCTCRHSRIYPWCDTSHRRRAGADERRQADERRRAGERRRAGDAPRRAQPPPT; this is encoded by the coding sequence GTGCCGAACGTCCCCGCTGAACGCCGCCGCGTCACCCTGCAACGCCCCGGCCCGCTGCTCGTCGAGGGGCCGGTCGAGGTCACGTTGGAGGACGGGACGACCGTGTCGTCGGACCGCTTCTGCGTGGCCCTGTGCACCTGTCGTCACAGCCGGATCTACCCGTGGTGCGACACCAGCCACCGGCGACGGGCCGGTGCCGACGAACGACGGCAGGCCGACGAACGACGGCGGGCAGGCGAACGACGGCGGGCAGGCGACGCCCCCCGCCGCGCCCAGCCGCCGCCCACCTGA
- a CDS encoding FAD-dependent oxidoreductase, translating into MQPTQHAQPTQRSYWMESAPQESEHPAPDGDLIVDVAVVGAGIAGITTAWELARRGRRVALLEADRVAAGVTGHTTAKVTASHTLIYDRLRRTRGTEAAALYARSQSEAVRHAAALVEELDIACDWEDAVAYTYAEDEGRVEELRAEAEAAREAGLPAGFVTETGLPFPVAGAVRVEEQAQFHPRKYLLALVEDLVRQGASVHERTRVVRLREGTPCRLTTEAGFTVTAKDVVVATHYPVFDRALLFTRLSPRRELVLAAPIPAGADPHGMYLTQEQRTRSVRTAPYGDGRRLLIVTGEHFTPGTADVDERFGLLADWAVERFGPLDFTHRWATQDNDSTDSVPLVGPFHAGSRHTWVATGFGGWGMSGGIMAGRLLAEQITGHKVPWSDLYDPRRVLSAVREAPSFLRHQAQVARHFVGDRIGPAAGDASLEAIAPGDGAVVRVGGHHCAVHRDEDGSLHAVSARCTHLGCLVAFNRAERAWECPCHGSRFDTEGRIVQGPATKPLERRDI; encoded by the coding sequence ATGCAGCCCACACAGCACGCGCAGCCGACGCAGCGGTCGTACTGGATGGAGAGCGCGCCACAGGAGAGCGAGCACCCGGCGCCGGACGGGGATCTGATCGTCGACGTGGCGGTGGTGGGGGCCGGGATCGCGGGGATCACCACCGCGTGGGAGCTGGCGCGGCGGGGGCGGCGCGTGGCGCTGCTGGAGGCGGACCGGGTCGCGGCGGGGGTCACGGGGCATACGACGGCCAAGGTGACGGCGTCGCACACGCTGATCTACGACCGGCTGCGGCGGACCCGGGGCACCGAGGCCGCCGCGCTGTACGCCCGGTCGCAGAGCGAGGCGGTCCGGCACGCCGCCGCGCTGGTGGAGGAGCTGGACATCGCGTGCGACTGGGAGGACGCGGTGGCCTACACGTACGCCGAGGACGAGGGGCGCGTCGAGGAGCTGCGGGCCGAGGCGGAGGCGGCGCGGGAGGCCGGGCTGCCCGCCGGGTTCGTGACGGAGACGGGGCTGCCGTTCCCCGTCGCGGGGGCGGTGCGGGTGGAGGAGCAGGCGCAGTTCCATCCCCGTAAGTACCTGCTGGCGCTGGTGGAGGATCTGGTGCGGCAGGGCGCGTCGGTCCATGAGCGGACCCGGGTGGTGCGGCTCAGGGAGGGCACGCCGTGCCGGCTGACGACCGAGGCGGGGTTCACGGTGACCGCCAAGGACGTCGTGGTCGCCACGCACTACCCCGTCTTCGACCGGGCGCTGCTCTTCACCCGGCTCTCCCCGCGCCGCGAACTCGTCCTCGCCGCGCCGATCCCGGCCGGCGCCGACCCGCACGGCATGTACCTCACGCAGGAGCAGCGCACCCGTTCGGTGCGGACCGCCCCGTACGGGGACGGGCGGCGGCTGCTGATCGTCACCGGGGAGCACTTCACGCCGGGCACCGCCGACGTCGACGAACGGTTCGGGCTGCTCGCGGACTGGGCCGTCGAGCGCTTCGGACCGCTCGACTTCACCCACCGCTGGGCTACGCAGGACAACGATTCCACCGACTCCGTGCCGCTCGTCGGCCCCTTCCACGCGGGCAGCCGGCACACCTGGGTGGCGACCGGGTTCGGCGGCTGGGGCATGAGCGGCGGCATCATGGCCGGGCGGCTGCTGGCCGAGCAGATCACCGGGCACAAGGTGCCGTGGAGCGATCTGTACGACCCGCGCCGGGTGCTCAGCGCGGTGCGTGAGGCGCCGAGCTTCCTCAGGCACCAGGCCCAGGTCGCCCGCCACTTCGTCGGCGACCGGATCGGCCCGGCCGCCGGGGACGCCTCCCTCGAGGCCATCGCCCCCGGGGACGGTGCGGTCGTCCGGGTCGGCGGCCACCACTGCGCGGTCCACCGGGACGAGGACGGCTCGCTGCACGCCGTCTCCGCCCGCTGCACCCATCTGGGCTGCCTGGTCGCCTTCAACCGCGCCGAACGCGCCTGGGAGTGCCCCTGCCACGGCTCCCGCTTCGACACCGAGGGCCGGATCGTCCAAGGACCCGCGACGAAGCCGTTGGAGCGGCGGGACATCTGA